The Pyrus communis chromosome 2, drPyrComm1.1, whole genome shotgun sequence genome includes a window with the following:
- the LOC137724578 gene encoding MDIS1-interacting receptor like kinase 2-like, which translates to MQLKTMTFHYILLLLFALPLIKTTSISPRKQAESLIKWKAGFSPSSSSPPSLLHSWSLTNLNSLCNWTAIVCTKTRTVSEIDLSDMKVYGTLALFDFSLFPNLTHFNLGGNYFRGPIPSAIGNLSRLTTLDLGNKFSGPIPDSIGLISGLQHIDLSWNFLEGKIPPSIGQLRELQYLDLSYNSLNSSVPSELGLCTNLSYLSLSSNKLNGELPLFLSKLKNNSFSATISAEIGLLTQLQYLSLYSNEFSGEIPQSLGNLSQLQELYLDHNNLTGEIPQSLGKLTQLQLLYLDDNHLTGEIPQSLGKLTQLQVLYLSDNHLTGEIPQSIGKLTQLQLLNLSDNHLTGEIPQSLGKLTQLQGLDLFDNNLTGEIPQSLGNLSRLRELDLSANNFTGMIPRISGMLDLKLLSLSNNNLTGVIPIHLFLAVGLTGLFYLNLSSNSLSGAIPSKLRMLTKLDVFNASHNHLSGEIQSALADLLTLNISSYDFSYNNLTGPFPPCSIINTFSTGTFVGYYGLWSHAGRPTECKSYSTNSKRPNKNIVSVFLYSFLGFTVGAISIAALFLMFRKRSTIRPPVIKPSQNFESFEAMILQEEVKFTFAEVVKAVDDFHEKYCIGEGGFGKVYKAELQSGQVVAVKRLNTNDSNDVPAINLQSFQNEIRTLTTIRHRNVIRLYGFSTRKGCIFLLYEYLERGSLGKALYGVEGVTELGWPTRVKIVQGLAHALSYMHHDCSPPIVHRDVTVNNVLLEQDFEPRLSDFGTAKLLSIDSSNWTNIVGTLGYMAPELAYIMQVTDKCDVYSFGVVALEVMMGRHPRDILESQILESSTSMKGNADLLLKDVLDQRLKLPTNELAKAVVLVMSIALACIRTRPGLRPTMHFVSQNLSAQSLPCLPEPFGMLTINKLSALLN; encoded by the exons ATGCAACTCAAAACCATGACATTTCATTATATTCTCCTGCTGCTGTTCGCATTGCCACTGATCAAAACGACATCAATATCTCCACGAAAACAAGCAGAATCGCTCATCAAATGGAAGGCTGGCTTTtctccatcatcatcatcgccACCTTCGCTACTCCATTCATGGTCCCTCACCAACCTCAACAGCCTCTGTAACTGGACTGCCATTGTCTGCACCAAAACCAGAACGGTCTCCGAAATAGACCTCTCCGATATGAAAGTGTACGGAACACTGGCTCTTTTCGACTTTTCCCTATTTCCAAATCTTACCCACTTCAACCTGGGTGGCAACTATTTCCGAGGGCCTATACCATCTGCCATTGGAAATCTCTCCAGGCTCACAACTTTGGACTTGGGCAACAAATTCTCTGGCCCAATTCCGGACAGTATAGGTTTGATTTCTGGTCTTCAACATATTGACCTGAGTTGGAATTTTCTGGAAGGGAAAATTCCACCCTCTATAGGACAACTCAGGGAGCTCCAGTACCTTGATCTTTCATACAACTCATTAAACTCTTCAGTCCCTTCTGAGCTTGGTCTTTGTACAAACCTCTCCTACTTGTCCCTATCTTCCAATAAACTCAATGGCGAACTGCCTTTGTTCTTGTCCAAACTTAAAAACAATAGCTTCAGCGCAACCATTTCAGCAGAAATTGGGCTGTTGACACAATTGCAGTATCTAAGCCTTTATTCCAACGAATTCAGCGGAGAGATTCCTCAGAGTCTAGGCAATTTATCTCAACTTCAAGAACTGTATTTGGACCATAACAACTTGACAGGAGAGATTCCTCAGAGTCTAGGCAAATTGACTCAGCTTCAGCTACTCTATTTGGACGATAACCACTTGACAGGAGAGATTCCTCAGAGTCTAGGCAAATTGACTCAACTTCAGGTACTCTATCTGTCCGATAACCACTTGACAGGAGAGATTCCTCAGAGTATAGGCAAATTGACTCAACTTCAGCTACTCAATCTGTCCGATAACCACTTGACAGGAGAGATTCCTCAGAGTCTAGGCAAATTGACTCAGCTTCAAGGACTCGATTTGTTTGATAACAACTTGACAGGAGAGATTCCTCAGAGTCTAGGCAATTTATCTCGCCTTCGTGAACTCGATTTGTCCGCTAACAACTTCACAGGAATGATCCCACGGATTTCAGGTATGTTGGACCTCAAGCTTCTTTCATTGTCTAATAACAATTTGACAGGGGTAATACCAATTCATCTGTTTCTCGCCGTAGGTTTAACAGGTTTGTTCTACTTGAATCTCAGCAGCAATTCACTATCGGGTGCAATACCATCAAAATTGCGCATGCTCACAAAATTAGACGTTTTCAATGCCTCGCACAATCATCTCTCAGGCGAAATCCAATCAGCATTAGCTGACCTGTTGACTCTAAATATAAGTAGCTATGACTTTTCGTATAACAACTTAACAGGGCCATTCCCACCTTGTAGCATTATCAATACGTTTTCAACGGGTACTTTTGTTGGTTACTATGGCTTGTGGAGTCATGCAGGGAGACCAACTGAATGTAAGTCCTACAGTACAAATTCCAAAAGACCTAACAAGAATATAGTATCTGTTTTCCTTTATTCCTTTTTGGGTTTCACAGTAGGTGCAATTTCCATTGCTGCTCTCTTTCTTATGTTTCGTAAGAGGTCCACGATCCGGCCTCCAGTAATCAAACCTTCTCAAAACTTCGAGAGTTTTGAAGCAATGATATTGCAAGAGGAAGTAAAATTTACGTTTGCAGAAGTTGTGAAGGCTGTAGATGACTTTCATGAGAAATACTGCATTGGCGAAGGAGGTTTTGGAAAGGTTTACAAGGCAGAGCTCCAATCAGGccaagttgttgcagttaagaGGCTTAACACGAACGACTCTAATGACGTTCCAGCGATCAatcttcaaagttttcaaaatgAAATCCGGACTTTGACAACTATCCGGCATCGAAACGTCATAAGGCTATATGGCTTCTCTACAAGGAAGGGTTGCATATTCTTGCTTTATGAATACTTAGAGAGAGGCAGCCTCGGAAAAGCATTGTATGGGGTAGAAGGGGTTACTGAACTTGGCTGGCCAACAAGGGTAAAAATTGTGCAAGGACTTGCTCATGCACTTTCGTATATGCACCATGACTGCTCACCACCAATTGTACATCGTGATGTAACTGTCAATAATGTATTGCTCGAGCAGGATTTTGAGCCCCGACTCTCAGATTTTGGAACAGCAAAACTATTGAGTATTGATTCATCCAACTGGACCAACATTGTTGGTACGCTAGGATACATGGCCCCAG AGCTTGCATATATTATGCAGGTGACGGACAAGTGTGATGTTTATAGCTTCGGAGTGGTGGCACTAGAAGTCATGATGGGAAGGCACCCCAGGGACATCCTAGAGTCCCAGATATTAGAATCATCAACGTCAATGAAAGGAAATGCAGACTTGCTTCTGAAAGATGTGTTAGATCAACGACTAAAGCTTCCAACCAATGAATTGGCAAAGGCAGTGGTGCTTGTAATGAGTATAGCACTGGCTTGTATACGGACGCGTCCTGGGTTGCGTCCGACAATGCATTTTGTGTCACAAAATCTATCAGCTCAGAGTCTTCCTTGCCTTCCTGAGCCATTTGGTATGCTTACCATCAACAAGCTATCGGCCCTTCTAAActag